The genomic interval tgggAAGTGGTGGGCTAGTaattaaggtgtcggccgctcaacccgggggtcgtgggttcgagcccaatTGGGGTCACGACAACGCCTATCATATGACACCAGCACTGGCTTTTCTAGGAAGCGGAcgcgagagtggttcaaataagtttGAAGCTTTTTTCACACTCGAGTTTAAATAAATGAAGTAATAACTTAAGCGAGTCTGCAACATCTTATATCTGTATGTCTAATTTACCACTTGTATTAAAAACATTATACAAGACATATTTACAATTGCATTATTCCATGTTGCATTATACGGCAAAGTCCAAGCTTTTGAATTGCTGTTGCAGGAAGGAAACAAATGCGACAGGGGTGAGACCTTGCTTCGGATCCGGAGTGATCCGAGTATGCGCCAGTTGTCTTCAGGTTATTGACGGTATAGACGTTTTAAATAGCACAATACCTACTGTAAAACACTGCAGCGCTTCAATGCACGTGAAATGTTTTGATTAGTATGGATCACAACGTATATAAACCATACTTGCACACATAGCTCAAatgcttattttttttacaaactaatCCTGTTTCAATAAACAATTTTTTagcaattttatttaatttcctaCTTGAGGTAAACGCAATATTTTATAAAGGATACAAGTTATATATATTAATGCCTGATATGTCAGTAAACAAACTTGCAAGTTACTATTATGCTGTTGAGATATGCATATGTAATAAGTGCATATCTACTTTGCATAAAGCTAGAGTTAACCTTGAACGTACTATCAGATAACGTTGGTGTACATATTTGAAATACACGATCAATAAGTCCCTtaacaataaattattttattaaacttagCAAATATACAGTTATTGATATCAAATTACAAAATCATACTATCGATGACTTGACATTAAATGGATTATTTGTGATTAGTTTTATACACATTACACATGATGACCTGGAACTGAAGTGGTTTTCCGACAGGAGTTTTGTTTACTTAGTGATCAGGAGCACGTAAGTTCAAAGTAAATTTCGACGGAAAACACAGAAGTAATTCCTTGTACTTTTGATTTTGACTAAATACGAATTTGATATTCCTTATATCATATAAATATGTATGTGTAACCAATAatagataaatattttgtcacACCTTTTGCACAACGAGTGTACTaaatagttttataaaatttccgTTGTTATTTTCGTTCCAACTTTCGTTTTGGTTTTCAGTGGTTATACCTATACCACAGAACTcggaattttatacaaaaataccagaagttttatttttcttaataaaatcccatttatttatttccattttagaTTTGAACAATAATAGTAaacaatacattttcatttatttgaaggtcatatttgatatattaattttttacattaagttttatttgctactataaaatatgaagaaagtaGGCATATTGATAGGTGAAATTCGTATCCtacatttaaatttttactttttttgaaatgaaaattaatgaatatAAATTATACCCTATGTatctgtatcttcataaaacatagaaaaaggaaatatgtagaattttctggttttttttttcacacaaaatgtTACAACAACAGCAATAACATCTAccactgatgatgatgataattaggatgttgatgatgacgatgatgatgatgatgtcatAATGATATTAGAAAGACTGATTATAAAGcatctttaaatttttgctgATTGAGCGATCAGTTTCCGATTTCTCTTACGCTGATATTTCGACGAAATTCAACGTTAGTATcatgtgttttcttttttgttacttAAAGTATTTTCTAGCATCTCAAAGTTGACTAGTATTTGTACTGAAATATTTGTGTTAACAACTGCATCACAAAAGCTGTCGTGATTTTGAGATAAATGTTCTATTGTCTTTTTTACGCTGACCACGAATACAATATGTAAGTTTTTTAGATACAACTAGTATTCTAAAGCGTTTAGACGATTGATTCTattcaaaacattcttttttGCAAACTTTGCAAAGTTGGAAAGGTCATTCAGTTTGTACTTGAATGtcactttttaaaatatattcaattttcaaattatttcttttttaaccaGAAAAATGTAAACgatgtgttttaaaataaagttttttttatttactaagGCTGTGCATCGAGATGTCTGTGATCTTTGGTTTTGATGGCTAATTTATCATTTCCTTTCGTATTGGTGGCAGGTATACTGCGGAGCTTGTTGATTGCTGGACATTCTTTCTCTTGACGAACATTGCTTTTATCTTTCTCTGGAGTAATGAGATCATGCTCTTCATTGTCACTAACTTCGATATTCTCTTGACTATCTGGTAATACTCTAAATTCTTTCAGCAGTGTTTCTTCAGAATTCTCAGATGAGTTGTCAGAAATGTTACCTTCGGCAGGTGGGGCCGACACCGACCTGAAAACAGAATATATCAAGACGTTATTTTTAAATTGGCTTTTGATTCGAGATAACGCAAAGTAATAACTCAGAATATAGACAGgttaatattatgttttagaAAGTCTTCTTTACCTTAAAGTAAGTTTaagcaccttttattttttttttttaaaataatgttggATGCTTTTTTGATTGACAATTTAGAGCTTGTCTACGTTTCCTTTGTTCAATACTTCGTACAGGCTTACATATTCGAACGTGTAAGTCGATCATCCAAAAGTATTGTTCAGATCTTTGTTGTTATAATATTCATACTCCTAATATACCTCCACTTATTTTTCGTGATGAGAACTCAAATTAGTTACCGAACAATTCAGTTAATTTATTTGAAACTCAAGTATCAATATCTGatttattaaagaattaatatactTACGGTTCTGGTTCTGTTTCCGGATTTTCCTCATCGAGTTTAGCTTTGCCACGTGTTTGACGAATACACCAGATTATGAAGCAAACCAGGATCCCCACAGCTATGCACAGGGCTGTTATAATAGCGTATATTGCTATGTTTCTATTTCTGATATGTCCTTtaagtttctttattttttctgcttgAAAGTTCGCCTCTGAAACGATATGAAATGAACACTATTCATTACACATTGACTGTTTTGTAATTATATAGCGACATTGTCCATAAGGGGTTGTAAAGGTTTCGGAAGATCTTTGATAGAAGttcttaatgtttaaattttacaaCGAAACTTGTCAATTAATGTTTTCATATCCTAAGGCACTGACTGTACAAGGAGGACGGATCACTGTGCTTCATCAAACGTATCTGATTTTACCCACCTTTCTTAGATATTTCTGCCTGCTTTTGGAGATATGTCAGCTGTTCTGtaaagtttgctattattttatctgtttctTTGTCCAGCGCCTTTTCTACAATACCAACATCAGCATTGTAAGTACATTGTAAAAGCAccgtatttatatttatttttcttttaatttctataACATTATTTATAATACTTTTACTTACACATAATATTTTTACTTATACATACTACTTGTCAGCATTTTATATGAACCGCTGCGAAGTAAATCTTGATAAAATCATTGAAcgattgatatacatgtattgactTCAGAAAATGCCGTCTGTTAAAGGCCAAGATATTACCGACAATACAAATTTGCAGTTGTTCTTATTTTAATGGTCACGATCTGTATTAAGTTTTAAGAATGTTAGCGATACTAGGAGTTTACCATCAGTGTATGTAAATTCCTCACCTGTGCAAAAAAGGTTACATCCTTCCATTTCTTCCTGTGTGCTACATAATTTTGCGAGATATTCTTGGGAGCATGGTAGACAGTAAAATTCACCATTGTCGGAGATGCATGTGTCGTAACCCCAACGTTCACATGCCACATTTAATTCAGCTGGTCCGCATGTGAAATGCTCTGGTGGCTGCTGGAGGGGTTGACCAGACACTGCTAAGGAACACATGAACGAATAGAACATGTACAACAAAAGAGTTTGTCGAAAGACTTGTTCACAAAGCAGTGGGATGCTTGTCTTTTTAGCATACTGGCGTTGATGCTTCatggttgttgtttttgttatcaccactaattcatttttctttaatGGATGCCGACCGATGACGCATTTAATTTCCATTTCAGTTCTAAAGCGAATAAATCAAACAAAcagtcaatcaatcaatcagttaATCAATCATAGATCAATCGGCAATACATTATCTAGTTATCACTTCACTGTACATTTTCGAACAAAAAGTGAAATTAGAAGATAAACAAGATTAATCATTAGGAAAGTTTAATAactattatcaaaaataaaaaaactacagTTTGCAATCTCTAGAAGTTTTCTAAAGACCAGACTTTAAAGATATGATAACTTTCCTTTTCGACTTATCCCAAACACTGCGAATCAACTTATCGCCcgattaatgaaaaaaaatccgaATATGATAGGGATTTCCAAAGCAGTTGTTACAAAAAAAGACCACACTAACTTGAATTTCCAACTTTCTGTTTCAAAGTTGTTTACCCTCACAATCATATCTACATCAGAGACCATGACTTTGTTtatttcgggtttaacgccgtttttccacAGTAGTTCATCCATGTAACGacaggcaattaacctaaccaatgctcctggattctgtaccagtacaaaactgttctccgcaagtagctgccattTTTCCAACGTGTAcaaatcagagatggaggattcagacacactgtctttaATAAAAtcgtcgcggagaacatacgtccGGCTCGGAATAGAACTCACGATCCCCGATCCGCAGATTTGCTCTCACCCTATTG from Mercenaria mercenaria strain notata chromosome 2, MADL_Memer_1, whole genome shotgun sequence carries:
- the LOC123564668 gene encoding uncharacterized protein LOC123564668, which encodes MEILQPQTEMEIKCVIGRHPLKKNELVVITKTTTMKHQRQYAKKTSIPLLCEQVFRQTLLLYMFYSFMCSLAVSGQPLQQPPEHFTCGPAELNVACERWGYDTCISDNGEFYCLPCSQEYLAKLCSTQEEMEGCNLFCTEKALDKETDKIIANFTEQLTYLQKQAEISKKEANFQAEKIKKLKGHIRNRNIAIYAIITALCIAVGILVCFIIWCIRQTRGKAKLDEENPETEPEPSVSAPPAEGNISDNSSENSEETLLKEFRVLPDSQENIEVSDNEEHDLITPEKDKSNVRQEKECPAINKLRSIPATNTKGNDKLAIKTKDHRHLDAQP